Within the Corynebacterium sp. sy039 genome, the region TAATGATTGAGTAAGACTCGATCGCAAGAAAAGAGGTTTAGTGTGGAAGTGCTCATCGGGTTGATAACACTGCTTTTTTCTACAGTGATTATGATTGCTATCGGTGATAAATTCCGCCTGCCTTGGCCAGTTTTACTCACAGTTGTGATTGCTTTGGGCATTTTCATTCCTTGGATGCCGCAGGTAGAAATACCAGCAGAGTTGATGCTCCCAATTTTCATTCCGCCATTGCTATGGGCGTTGGCTCGACGGACGAGTTGGTCTTCAATTAGAAATAATTGGCGTTTTATTTTATTGTTATCAATTCTGCTCACCATTATTAGCGCGATCACCATTGGGTTTACGGCTTATCTTCTTGTTCCTTCATTGAGTATTGCTGGTGCTTTTATCATTGGTGCGGCGATTTCTCCGCCAGATCCAGTTGCTGTCGATGCGGTTGCAGAGCCTGCCGGCGTGCCACGACGCTTAACTAATGCTTTAGAAACTGAAGGTTTATTTAACGATGCTGCGTCCATCGTGGTATTTAACCTTGCGCTTCACGCATTAACCATGGGTGAGAAAATAACCTGGTACAAAGCACTTTTCACCTTTTTCTATTCCGCGGTGATCGCTATTATGCTCGGCATTGCCATTGGAAGAATTAGTGCATATATCACTAACTGGTCTACAAATTCTTCTGCTCGCAATGCTCTTACCTGGATTATCCCGTTTACTACTTATATAGCAGCAGAAGAATTACACGCATCCGGTGTTATTGCAATTGTCATAGCGGCGATTGAATTTAATTCTCGCGTGCAAATTGAAGCAGAGGACAGGCTTTCAGGTGCTGCGTTTTGGGAAGTAGTAGAGTTGCTCTTTACTGGTGTTGCTTTCGGGCTTATTGGTTTGACTGTGCGTGGTGCAGTTGAAGCGGTAGGAACAGATTTATGGCATGCGGTTTGGCTTGGTGCCGTACTTTCTTTGGTAGCTTTTCTGGTGCGTGGGTTATGGCTCTATGTCATTTATCGACAAAACATTCGACGTAATGCTCGTACAGGAGCTCCGCTACGACTCCAAGAGGTGCTTTTGCTGACCTGGGGTGGTATGCGTGGCCTGGTTACATTGGCGCTGGTACTTTCTGTGCCTTCTACTGCGGGTTTTACACTTTATAACGAGTTAAGTGTTATTGCTTTGGTCGTGCTGTTTTTAACAATGGTAATTCCAGGACTGACCTTACCGCTGTTAACCAAAAAACTTAATCTCAATGCTGGCCCTGATCCCTTTGGTGATAAAGCCCGTGAGCTTTTAGTTAAACGGGCGCGTAAAGCAGCAATCGAAAGCATGAAGACTCACTCTGATGATATTTCTGAAGAGATGATGAGCGTTATTCGCGAACGAGTCCTTGAAAACTCGACCATGGAACTTGAGGAGTTCCAAGAGCTCAGTGCTGAAGAACGAGCAGAAAAAATAAAACAGGTTGGTGTTGTGATGAATAGTATCCACTTGGAGGCATTACGTGCTGCAGAACAGGAATTATTGCAGGCGCGTCGTGAGCGGCATATTGATCCAGTAATTGTTGATGATGTGCTAAAAGAAATTGATGCTCAAATCATCGTGACTGAAAAACGTGTTCGAGCATAGGCACGGGTCATGTACTTGTGCTACGTAAACTAAAGGGTGATTATGCAAGAAATATCAGTGTTAAGATCACAGGTTGAGTCCATCTTACTTGTTGTTGATACTCCAGTGAGTAGCCAAGACATTGCACGAGTGACTAATAGTGAAGAAGCATCAGTGCGTGCTGTGTTAAAAGAGATACAAGAAGAGCTAGTGCACCGTGGTAGCGGCATTGATTTGCGTTTTAGTGATGAAGGTTGGCGATTCTACACGTTGCAAAAGAATTCAGAAGTGGTAGAGAAGTTTTTGCTGGATGGCACTCACACTAAATTATCCCGTGCTGCTCTGGAAACTCTTGCCGTTATTGCTTATCGACAACCAGCCACGAGGGCGCAAGTAGCTGCTATTCGAGGGGTAAATGTTGATGGTGTTATCCGTACTTTGCAGCTGCGTGGTTTAATTCGAGAAGCTGATATCCCTGAGGAAACACATGGTGCTCATTATTATGTCACCACTGAACTTTTCCTGGAACAATTGGGTATTGATTCCTTGGATCGTCTTCCTGATTTAGCACCATTATTACCTGATATTGATGGAATTGATGAGCAGCTGTAGCGGTGTCGCATATTCTTTCATCGAGGTGCAACTGGGGCAGCTGGAAAAAGAGAGGATACTCTACTAGAATAAGCGAGTATTTATAACCGCATATTTATCGATAGGATTATCGTGAAACATACCGCTCGCCGAGATGGCACACCGGAAAAGAAAACTCGAATTTCAGCTTCGCACAGCCAAGCAAAAAGACCACATCGAGGGCAGAAAGCGCAATCAGGTTCTGGGTCTGAGCAGAAGCGAAAAAGCGTGCAGGATCTCATCATTTCTCATGCAAAACCTGCAAAGAAGCAGCACGTAAAGCGCAGTGAGCTGCAATCTGGATCTGAACATTCTTCAGAGGGTATTCGCTTACAAAAAGTATTGGCGCAGGCAGGTGTAGCCTCAAGGCGTCATGCTGAGATTCTTATTGATGCTGGTCGTGTCGAGGTCAATGGAAACATTGTGATGAAACAAGGGATGCGGGTGCATCCAAATGTTGATGTCATTCGTGTTGATGGTGTGCGTGTCAATGTTAATGAGGAACATCGCTATTTTATCCTCAATAAACCTCGTGGATTGCACTCAACGATGCACGATGAAATGGGGCGTCCTTGTATTGGCGATCTCGTCGGAGAGCGCATAAGTGCAGGGCAGCGTCTATTCCATGTGGGGCGTCTGGATGCAGATACAGAGGGGCTCATTCTTTTGACTAATGATGGTGAGTTAGCGAACCGACTCATGCACCCACGTTATAAGATCTCAAAAACATATCTTGCCACTGTTCAAGGTGAAGCAGATCGTTCTTTGCTGACGACCTTGCGTAAAGGAGTGGAATTAGATGATGGTGTGGCACAGGCAGATTATGCACAAATCATTGATACTCACCAAGGTAAATCGTTGATTCGTGTGGAATTGCATGAAGGGCGTAAACATATTGTTCGTCGTATGCTCAAAGAATGTGGTTATCCAGTTTTGCGCCTGGTACGTACTAAACTGCATACTGTTCAGCTAGGAGAACAGACACCTGGTGCATTCCGTGCCTTGAATAACGCGGAGCTTACCAGTCTTTATAAAGCGGTGGATATGTGATGAGCTTGATAACCAATACTGGAGAACACGGTCTTCTCGTAGCTGTGGATGGTCCGGCAGGAGCTGGAAAATCCACTGTTTGTCGGGCTGTTGCTAAAAGACTCGAGGCAAAATATCTCGATACAGGAGCAATGTATCGGGTGGCTACTTTGTATGTGCTGCAACAAGGTGTTGCCCTCGCTGATACCCAAAAAGTTATTGAATTAACGCATACTCTTCCGCTAACAATTAATGATGATCCTTACTCACGGGAAGTGTTATTGGACGGACACGATGTATCTGAGTTGATTCGTACCCCGGAGATCAATAAGAATGTTTCGGCAGTTTCTGCCATTGCCCAAGTGCGCACTAATCTGGTACATAAGCAACGTGAACTAGCGAAAGAAGCTGGTAGATGCATTCTCGACGGTCGAGATATTGGTACCCATGTGTTACCAGATGCACCGGCTAAATTCTTTTTGACTGCCTCGCCAGAGGTTCGAGCTCAACGACGCTATGAGCAAGAGCGTGCACAAGGAATAGAGACTGATTATGCTCTTGTTCTCGCTGATGTGCTTCGTCGTGATGAGTTAGATACCAATCGAGCAATTTCACCTTTACGTCCAGCACAGGATGCGATTATCGTCGATAGCTCGGCGCTTAGCTTAGAACAAGTGATAGATACCTTAATTACTTTGATTGAAAAACAAGCAGGGAGGACAACTCATGAGTGATGAGCATATGTCTGATGAGTTTTTTAATGACATCGATGAGTTCGGTGAACACGAAGACACCGATGTCACTTTTGAGTATGTCGATGATGACTTTGCTTCATTGGATTTTGGTGAAGAATACACCGAGGAGCAGTGGGAAGATTTAGAGCGTGCTTTTGGTGTGTCACCCCAGCAGCACTTGGAGGAAAATCTTTGCACCGTTGCTATTGTTGGACGACCTAATGTTGGAAAATCAACTTTGGTTAATCGCTTTATCGGTCGTCGAGAAGCTGTTGTGGAGGATTTTCCAGGAGTCACACGCGATCGAATTTCCTACCTTTCAGATTGGGGCGGTCGTAGGTTTTGGGTGCAAGATACTGGTGGCTGGGATCCAAATGCTAAGGGAATTCATGGTGCTATTGCCCGGCAGGCAGAAGTAGCAATGGATACTGCAGATGTGATTGTCATGGTTGTTGATACCAAAGTAGGTATTACAGAAACTGATGCAGTCATGGCGCGTAATTTGCAGCGTTCTCAGGTTCCAGTGATTCTTGTGGCGAATAAGTTTGATTCTGAGACTCTCTATGGTGATATGGCAGAATTCTATGCATTGGGGCTAGGCGATCCTTGGCCAGTTTCGGCATTGCATGGTCGCGGTGGCGCTGATGTTTTAGAGGAAGTGCTGCGTTTATTTCCTGAACAACCTCGACAAACTTCTATTGTTGAAGGACCGCGTCGAGTAGCTTTGGTAGGAAAACCCAATGTGGGTAAGTCATCGTTGCTCAATAAAATAACGGGAGAAAACCGTTCAGTTGTTGACAATGTTGCTGGTACTACAGTTGATCCGGTTGACTCGCTAGTGCAATTGGAACAAAATCTGTGGAAGTTCATTGATACGGCAGGGTTACGTAAAAAAGTAAAAAATGCGCAAGGCCATGAGTATTATGCGTCTCTACGAACCCGTGGTGTGATTGATGCAGCTGAGGTATGTATTTTCATGATTGATTCCTCAGAACCAGTATCCGAACAGGATCAGCGCGTCTTGGGAATGATACTTGAAGCCGGTAAGGCGCTTGTCCTCGTCTTCAATAAATGGGATCTCATGGATGAGGATCGTAGATGGGAGTTGGATCGCGAGATCGATCAGCAGCTAAAACACATTCCCTGGGTAAAACGAGTCAATATCTCTGCAAAAACTGGACGTGCGCTGCAAAAACTTGAGCCATATATGATAGAAGCTCTAGAGAATTGGGATAAACGTGTTACTACCGGTCAGCTCAATAACTGGTTACGCGCTACTATCGCGCAAAACCCACCACCTATGAAATCAGGACGCGTGCCTCGTGTGCTTTTTGCTACTCAGGCTTCAACGCGCCCACCAGTTATTGTTCTGTTTACCACAGGGTTCTTAGACGCAGGCTATCGACGTTTTCTCGAGCGAAAATTCCGAGAGACATTTGGTTTTGAGGGAACACCAGTAAAAATTGCGGTTCGTGTTAGAGAACGCCGATCAAAGAAATAGAGCGGCACAATCATTGTTTCCGATAAAGGAAGCAATCAAAGCGATAGGGAAGTTGTATTGACTTCCCTTTTTCGTATTGAAGGTGGTCATAGAGGTACCACTGCAGATTGTGCATAACTTTTGCACGAGTATGTTCATTTGATCGTAGCCAATAACTACGAGTTTGTACCAGCTTCTCTATATCCTCTGGAACTACGTTGTGGTTCCAGCGCAATCGCAGTTCTTGGGCTAGCGACCACGGAGTTTCCACGTGCGGATAAAACCCTTCTTTGAGGGTATCACCTGCGTGCATAATACGACTAAGGCGATGTACCCAGGGAATTGTTACGTCGAGACTATTCCATGCCAGGACTAAGCGAGCGTTACTTGTCGAAATACGATCGCATTCTGCTGAAGCTAATGAACTATCGACCCAGTGCCATGTTTGTGCACACGTGATAACGTCAACGCTGTGATCACGTAGAGCAGTGTTTTCTGCAGTGGCTTGGATACATGGCATAGCCATCTTCCTGCTAAATACACGTAGCATATCCATGCTGGGATCAATACCAATCACGTCATGATCCCTGCTTGCTAGTAGACTACTCAGTTTTCCTGTTCCACAGCCTAAATCTATGACTTTCTGTGGCGTGCGCGGTAGTAGATCAAGCAGTTCCTCACGATAGCCTGGACGAATGTCATCGTATAAATCCGAATTATGGTTGAAAGCCTGTGCTGAGCGCTTTCGTTGGTGTTCATTATGAAATTTTGGCTGATCTTTTCGAGAAATAGGAGGGGCAGTAAGTGTGACTGTAGATGAATCAAAGGGAAAGGTCATGATAATAATCAAATGCCTCTGCATTAAGCAGAGGCATGGGATTGGTGTTGTATCTAACTCGATGTAGAGTTAAAGAATTTTTAGCTTATTCACCAGAACCTGGAAGGCTAGGAAGACCTGGGATACCCAAGAGATCGTGGATATCTGCGCCGGTTACGTCGGTCTTAGGCTCGGTGATACCAGTTACATCGGTGTCAGGCTGAGCGATACCGGTTACGTCGGTCTTAGGCTCGGTGATACCAGTTACAGTAGTCTCTGGCTGAATGGTGTCAGCACCCTTGAGATCTACAGCGGTGTCACCTTTGGTGCTGTTAAGAGCGCTTACGTCACCAGAAGTAGTATCACCCTTGGTGAGGAATTCAGTGTTGGTGGTCTTGTCGCCTGTATCAACGTCTGCATCCACATCTGCGTCAAGCGAGTGTCCTCGGGTAAGGAACTCGGTAGCAGTAGAAGTATCGCCCTTGGTCAAGAACTCAGTATCACCAGAAGTGGTGTCGCCTTTGGTCAAGAACTCAGTGCTGCTATCGCCCTGAGAAGGAGCGAAGGTGATGTCTCCAAAAGAAGAACCGAAGTTGAGGTTGTTTCCTGAAACAGCAACCTCTCCTGAGCTTGCGTTATCTGCAACTGGCGCTGGTGCTGGTGCAGGTACAGCAGGAAGGTTGAGGTTGAAAAGGGAACCAAGATTTAGCTTTACCAAAAGATCCTTAATTGGACCTTCAACGAATTCCTGAACCTGAAGGAGGAAATCCATAGTGTTCTCCTAAGAACTATACGAAAAGTTTTCATTACACTTCACTCTTATCCTTATCCCTACTGAACGCATGGAAAGGCATGGAGTATGTGCTCAAGAAAGAATAATATGCGTATATTTATTTGATTGCAACGGCTAGATAACGATTTATTAGGATTTTCTCAGAAATGTCATGTGTGTAACGGATTTCGTGCACCAAATATCTTCCCAAACAGTTTTGTGAGTTCCAAGAATAAGGGCGGAGTGATAGGGGGACCTAGCTGTATTGATTCTCAAGGCCTAGCCAAGATTGTGGTGGCAAACCTCTGATATACGCCAGAGGGTTTAATAATGGTGCTTCACCATATGGGATTTTATTTCACCTTTTTGGGGGTGTTATGAAAATGTTACATAATTATCCATAGAACATCTACAACACTCAGTACAGAGTGAAAAGATATATACATAAATTTCCCACAAAAGAAAAACTAAACAGTGGTTATAGCACACTATAACCACTCGAATAACTTGTCGGAATGACAGGATTTGAACCTGCGACCCCTTGACCCCCAGTCAAGTGCGCTACCAAACTGCGCCACATCCCGATGGCACCGTCATAAATGTTTCACATACGCTGAACCAGATATACAGATATATCAGTGAGTCTGTGATTATTGACGACGAACCTAGCCTACAACAGTCAGTGCTCATTGAACTAATCAGCTGGTTGTTTCTACTATCCAGTGCATACAATGAGCCACTAGAAAGCTACTTCTTTATTTCATCCTGGATCATAGTATTGCCCGAAAGCATATCCTGTACCTCATTATGCGAAGCAGCTGTAAGCAATTCCTGCCGTTGTTCATCAGTCAATTGACCAATCAGAGTGATTTCTCGTCGCAAGTGTACTTTGTTGTCACTGCTGAGTGTACGCGAAACACTTACCTGTACATCATCTAAGCCAGTGATTTTTCCTTCCCGTGCAGCATGACGAATAGCCTGGCTAGTTGCTGCTGCCAAAGCCGAGACAATGAGCGAAGTAGGGCTATAGCCTAGGTTTTTTCCACCTTGAGCTTTTTCTTTATCCGTTTCCAGCATACGAGTACCAGTACGGATAATATCTGTGTATTTTCCGGCCTTCGTTGAAGTAGCAATGGCAACACCTTCAGGAATGACATCGCTGTTGTATTCGGTATTTTCTGGAACGATATGCTGCTTAACCCAGGTATAAATCATTTTTGCAGCTTCTTGCGCAGCACCAGGGCGAGTCACCAAATGATCTACCTTATGGAGGCTAATAAGTGATTTAGGGTAACGAGTCAGCGTGTAAATTTTAATGGCATTGTCGATTCCCACTGTTTGATCAATAGGGGAATGCATCACAAGGAGTGGCTTTCTTAGTTTCGGCAGATAGCTTTCGACGTTTGTCTCTGCAAGATCTTCCAGGTATTCACGAGACATGACAATCTCACGACCGCCAAGGTTGAGTGTTACTGAACCTGCTTCATCGACTTCTCCGATACGGTCAGCAAAGTGCAACACTGCGTGAGCAGGATCAAATGGAGCACCAATGGTAGCTATTGCTTTGAGATTTTTGATTTTTGTTGCAGCTTTCAAGGACGCAGCGCCGCCAAGGGAATGTCCAACGAGTAACTGTGGCGCTGAGTAATGCTGCGTAAGCCAGTTGTTTGCAGCAATAATATCTTCGACGTTTTCGCTGAAAGATGTTTCGGCAAAATTTCCTTCTGATTGTCCAAGACCTGGAAAGTCAAAGCGCAAGCACGCAATACCCATTTGTGCTAGTTGTTTGGAGGTTCGGGCAGCAGCTGGGGTAAAACGTGATCCGACGAAGCAATGAGCAAAAATGGCAAAGGCTTCTGGCTCAGTATCAGGCATATCGAGTGTTCCAGCCATCTGATATCCCTTGCTAGAAGGTACCTTTACACTTATTGAATGCACTATTTTCTTCTTTCGTAGTTTCTAAAGGTTTATGAGGTGAAATACCTATTAGTCTAGGCAGTTCAACTTGTTTCTGCACTGTTTAGAAATGTTTACTTAATTAAGCTCTTGCTATAGTTGCAATGTATCTCACAGTGAGAAAAATGAATGTGAAACAAATGCAAATTAAGGTATGGAATCTATATGGCTGGATTTGATTGGTTCTGGAAAACGATGGGCGCGCGCTCAGGAAGGAACCAAAAGCGTAGTCTTTCCATCGTGGCTCAGGCCCAGTCACGACGCAGCAGCTTAGAAACATTAAGTGACCAGCAATTACGTGCACAGGCTCACGAATGTATCGCCGGAGATAAACTTATTGATCCAGCACAATTCCTGGCTTTATTATCTATTGCGTCACAGCGCACTTTGTCCCTTGTGCCTTTCGACGTCCAACTGCAGGCTGTTTTGAGATTGCTTGAGGGAGATGTAATCCAAATGGCAACAGGCGAAGGAAAGACTCTCGTAGGTGCTATGGCCAATACTGGTTTTGCCTTGATGAATAAACGAGTACATTCAATCACTGTCAATAATTACTTGGCACAGCGTGACGCCACATGGGTAGGTCCGTTAGCGCAATTCTTTGGTTGCAGCGTAGCAGCTATCAGTGAAGAAATGGACGAGCAGCAGCGTCGTAAAGCATATACTGCAGATATTGTTTATGCATCAGTCAATGAAATAGGTTTTGACGTCTTGCGTGATCAATTGATTTATAGTCGCAGCGATGCCATACAACATGGTGCCGATATTGCATTGGTTGATGAGGCAGACTCAGTTTTAGTTGACGAAGCATTAGTACCTCTTGTTTTAGCAGGCAGTGAGGATGACCATGCACCTCAGGAAAAAATTACTAACGCGGTACGTGCCCTCAAAGAGAAAATTCATTTCGATGTTGATGAGGATCGTCGCAATGTATTTCTTAATGAGCAGGGAGCAAAGCTCATAGAGCGTAATTTGGGCATCGAAAATCTTTATGACGAACAACACGTCGGTACAACATTAGTTCAGGTTAATTTAGCACTACATGCGCATGCCTTATTGATTAAAGACGTACATTATATCGTGCGTGATGGGAAAATAGCTCTTGTTGATTCTTCCAAGGGACGAGTTGCTGATTTACAGCGTTGGCCTGATGGTATCCAAGCGGCGGTAGAGGCGAAAGAAGGACTAAATATTAGCCAGCGTGGCAAAGTGCTCGACACAATCACGATTCAAGCATTAATGAATCGCTATGGCACAGTTTGTGGTATGACTGGAACCGCAGTAGAAGCAACAGATCAATTACGTCAATTCTATGATTTGCGTGTTTCTGTCATTGAGCGGGCTCAACCTTTAGTACGCATTGATGAACCTGATCGAATATATGCGACGCAAGAGCAAAAAATGCGTGCACTGGTTGCTGAAATTAAACAGATTCATGCCACTGGGCAGCCGATTCTGGTTGGTACGCTCAATGTCGCGCAGTCAGAGGAACTTGCGCAGTTGGTGCGAGAAGCCGGCATAGAGGTAAGTGTGCTCAACGCTAAAAACGATGAGCAAGAGGCACGCATCATTGCTGAGGCTGGTGACCTTGGTCGGGTGACTATCTCAACGCAAATGGCAGGTCGCGGTACTGATATCAGGCTTGGGGGAGCAGATGAAAAAGACTATGATCAGGTAGTTCAGCGTGGAGGTCTCGTAGTCATAGGTACCTCCCGGCATCGTACAGCGCGCTTGGATAATCAATTGCGCGGTCGGGCAGGTAGACAAGGCGATCCAGGTCGTTCCGTATTTTTTCTCAGTCTTGAAGATGATGTTCTCATAAGCGGAGGGGCTGGTGAAGAAATAACAGCATATCCTGATCAAGAAGGAAGAATAGACGCAAAGCGCATCTATGATTGGGTCGAGCATTGTCAACGAGTAACAGAAGGCCAATTGCTGGAAATCCATGCACAGACGTGGCGATATAATAAATTACTTGCTGATCAACGACATATTATTGATCAGCGTCGGAGCAAGCTGCTCGATAGCGATCAAGCATGGGTGGAATTATCGCAACGAGCACCGCAGCGCGCTCAAGAACTGACTGGTCATATCGCGGAAGATGTTTTAGAACAAGCTGCACGAGAAATTATGCTTTTCCACCTTGACCAGTGCTGGAGTGAGCATTTGGCTATGATGAGCGATGTTCGTGAATCGATACATTTGCGTGCTGTTGCGCGAGAAACTCCGATAGATGAATATCACCGAATAGCTGTCCGTGAGTTTAAGAGGCTGGTACACCGTGCAGTCGATGAAGCGGTTGTTACATTCCAAAAAGTGCTTATCGACGAAGATGGAGCGCATTTGGCTGATGTCGGTTTAACTCGGCCATCTGCAACATGGACATATATGGTCAGCGATAATCCTTTATCTACATTTGGTCAATCTTTTGCCAAGAAAATGCGTGAGACATTTCGATGATAAATGTTATTAAAAGTTAATAAATTTGCATAAGTGCTGATAAAAGTATGTAAATCTTTAATTCAAGGAGTGGGTAATAGATGAAAAAGCCTAGACAACTCCCTTTTATTTTTCGCTGAGGAAAATTTTGTCTATCTGTTTCTAAACTAATGGCGCTATGATGGGATTCATAGATTCATCAATATGGTTTTGTGGATTCTTCGCTGAGGTACTCTGAAGCTATCATGTAGATAAAAGTTTTATATGAAGCAGGCTATACTAAGCGAAGAGCTATCTTAACGGGAAAACTTCTCATAACAAGGATCACAAGTCCATATTTGACTAGGAGGTTGGAATGAGTGACAACACTGCTGCACCTGAGGTGCAAGTAGAGACTACATCAGTTTTTCGTGCTGATTTATTAAAGGAAATGGAAAATGGTGCAGCTGCACCAGCTACTGGTGCTAACCTTACCCCTCCTGCTGGTGCAGGCATGCTCGTGGTTAAGCGTGGTCCTAATGCTGGTGCACGTTTTTTGCTTGATCAACCTACTACGACAGCTGGTCGTCATCCCGATAGTGATATTTTCTTAGATGATGTTACTGTTTCTCGTCGGCATGCGGAATTTCGCCTTGAGGATGGAGTATTCCAGGTTGTTGACGTGGGAAGTCTCAATGGAACTTACGTCAATCGTGAGCCACGCAATGCACAACAGCTTTCTACTGGCGACGAGATACAAATCGGTAAGTTTCGTTTAGTTTTTCTAGCTGGTGCTGAAGAATAAACCCCATGAAAATAGAACACTACTGAGTAGTTAGTAGTGTTCTGTTTGTCTTGGCATACACAGAACCTGTCAACCCAAAGATATTCAAGAAAACATCGAGAAAATTTTATGAGTGCGTTACCTTCACATTCTTCCTTGAACAGAAGAACATCATCGACAAAAACTATGTCCATTGGCGTAGTGCTTGAACAACTCAAAAAAGAGTTTCCCGATGTCAC harbors:
- the scpB gene encoding SMC-Scp complex subunit ScpB, giving the protein MQEISVLRSQVESILLVVDTPVSSQDIARVTNSEEASVRAVLKEIQEELVHRGSGIDLRFSDEGWRFYTLQKNSEVVEKFLLDGTHTKLSRAALETLAVIAYRQPATRAQVAAIRGVNVDGVIRTLQLRGLIREADIPEETHGAHYYVTTELFLEQLGIDSLDRLPDLAPLLPDIDGIDEQL
- the secA2 gene encoding accessory Sec system translocase SecA2, whose protein sequence is MAGFDWFWKTMGARSGRNQKRSLSIVAQAQSRRSSLETLSDQQLRAQAHECIAGDKLIDPAQFLALLSIASQRTLSLVPFDVQLQAVLRLLEGDVIQMATGEGKTLVGAMANTGFALMNKRVHSITVNNYLAQRDATWVGPLAQFFGCSVAAISEEMDEQQRRKAYTADIVYASVNEIGFDVLRDQLIYSRSDAIQHGADIALVDEADSVLVDEALVPLVLAGSEDDHAPQEKITNAVRALKEKIHFDVDEDRRNVFLNEQGAKLIERNLGIENLYDEQHVGTTLVQVNLALHAHALLIKDVHYIVRDGKIALVDSSKGRVADLQRWPDGIQAAVEAKEGLNISQRGKVLDTITIQALMNRYGTVCGMTGTAVEATDQLRQFYDLRVSVIERAQPLVRIDEPDRIYATQEQKMRALVAEIKQIHATGQPILVGTLNVAQSEELAQLVREAGIEVSVLNAKNDEQEARIIAEAGDLGRVTISTQMAGRGTDIRLGGADEKDYDQVVQRGGLVVIGTSRHRTARLDNQLRGRAGRQGDPGRSVFFLSLEDDVLISGGAGEEITAYPDQEGRIDAKRIYDWVEHCQRVTEGQLLEIHAQTWRYNKLLADQRHIIDQRRSKLLDSDQAWVELSQRAPQRAQELTGHIAEDVLEQAAREIMLFHLDQCWSEHLAMMSDVRESIHLRAVARETPIDEYHRIAVREFKRLVHRAVDEAVVTFQKVLIDEDGAHLADVGLTRPSATWTYMVSDNPLSTFGQSFAKKMRETFR
- a CDS encoding pseudouridine synthase, with protein sequence MQDLIISHAKPAKKQHVKRSELQSGSEHSSEGIRLQKVLAQAGVASRRHAEILIDAGRVEVNGNIVMKQGMRVHPNVDVIRVDGVRVNVNEEHRYFILNKPRGLHSTMHDEMGRPCIGDLVGERISAGQRLFHVGRLDADTEGLILLTNDGELANRLMHPRYKISKTYLATVQGEADRSLLTTLRKGVELDDGVAQADYAQIIDTHQGKSLIRVELHEGRKHIVRRMLKECGYPVLRLVRTKLHTVQLGEQTPGAFRALNNAELTSLYKAVDM
- the der gene encoding ribosome biogenesis GTPase Der; translation: MSDEHMSDEFFNDIDEFGEHEDTDVTFEYVDDDFASLDFGEEYTEEQWEDLERAFGVSPQQHLEENLCTVAIVGRPNVGKSTLVNRFIGRREAVVEDFPGVTRDRISYLSDWGGRRFWVQDTGGWDPNAKGIHGAIARQAEVAMDTADVIVMVVDTKVGITETDAVMARNLQRSQVPVILVANKFDSETLYGDMAEFYALGLGDPWPVSALHGRGGADVLEEVLRLFPEQPRQTSIVEGPRRVALVGKPNVGKSSLLNKITGENRSVVDNVAGTTVDPVDSLVQLEQNLWKFIDTAGLRKKVKNAQGHEYYASLRTRGVIDAAEVCIFMIDSSEPVSEQDQRVLGMILEAGKALVLVFNKWDLMDEDRRWELDREIDQQLKHIPWVKRVNISAKTGRALQKLEPYMIEALENWDKRVTTGQLNNWLRATIAQNPPPMKSGRVPRVLFATQASTRPPVIVLFTTGFLDAGYRRFLERKFRETFGFEGTPVKIAVRVRERRSKK
- a CDS encoding sodium:proton antiporter, encoding MEVLIGLITLLFSTVIMIAIGDKFRLPWPVLLTVVIALGIFIPWMPQVEIPAELMLPIFIPPLLWALARRTSWSSIRNNWRFILLLSILLTIISAITIGFTAYLLVPSLSIAGAFIIGAAISPPDPVAVDAVAEPAGVPRRLTNALETEGLFNDAASIVVFNLALHALTMGEKITWYKALFTFFYSAVIAIMLGIAIGRISAYITNWSTNSSARNALTWIIPFTTYIAAEELHASGVIAIVIAAIEFNSRVQIEAEDRLSGAAFWEVVELLFTGVAFGLIGLTVRGAVEAVGTDLWHAVWLGAVLSLVAFLVRGLWLYVIYRQNIRRNARTGAPLRLQEVLLLTWGGMRGLVTLALVLSVPSTAGFTLYNELSVIALVVLFLTMVIPGLTLPLLTKKLNLNAGPDPFGDKARELLVKRARKAAIESMKTHSDDISEEMMSVIRERVLENSTMELEEFQELSAEERAEKIKQVGVVMNSIHLEALRAAEQELLQARRERHIDPVIVDDVLKEIDAQIIVTEKRVRA
- a CDS encoding class I SAM-dependent methyltransferase encodes the protein MTFPFDSSTVTLTAPPISRKDQPKFHNEHQRKRSAQAFNHNSDLYDDIRPGYREELLDLLPRTPQKVIDLGCGTGKLSSLLASRDHDVIGIDPSMDMLRVFSRKMAMPCIQATAENTALRDHSVDVITCAQTWHWVDSSLASAECDRISTSNARLVLAWNSLDVTIPWVHRLSRIMHAGDTLKEGFYPHVETPWSLAQELRLRWNHNVVPEDIEKLVQTRSYWLRSNEHTRAKVMHNLQWYLYDHLQYEKGKSIQLPYRFDCFLYRKQ
- the cmk gene encoding (d)CMP kinase, with the translated sequence MSLITNTGEHGLLVAVDGPAGAGKSTVCRAVAKRLEAKYLDTGAMYRVATLYVLQQGVALADTQKVIELTHTLPLTINDDPYSREVLLDGHDVSELIRTPEINKNVSAVSAIAQVRTNLVHKQRELAKEAGRCILDGRDIGTHVLPDAPAKFFLTASPEVRAQRRYEQERAQGIETDYALVLADVLRRDELDTNRAISPLRPAQDAIIVDSSALSLEQVIDTLITLIEKQAGRTTHE
- a CDS encoding alpha/beta fold hydrolase, whose translation is MHSISVKVPSSKGYQMAGTLDMPDTEPEAFAIFAHCFVGSRFTPAAARTSKQLAQMGIACLRFDFPGLGQSEGNFAETSFSENVEDIIAANNWLTQHYSAPQLLVGHSLGGAASLKAATKIKNLKAIATIGAPFDPAHAVLHFADRIGEVDEAGSVTLNLGGREIVMSREYLEDLAETNVESYLPKLRKPLLVMHSPIDQTVGIDNAIKIYTLTRYPKSLISLHKVDHLVTRPGAAQEAAKMIYTWVKQHIVPENTEYNSDVIPEGVAIATSTKAGKYTDIIRTGTRMLETDKEKAQGGKNLGYSPTSLIVSALAAATSQAIRHAAREGKITGLDDVQVSVSRTLSSDNKVHLRREITLIGQLTDEQRQELLTAASHNEVQDMLSGNTMIQDEIKK